From Azospirillum sp. TSA2s, a single genomic window includes:
- a CDS encoding MHS family MFS transporter produces the protein MPRNSGPWAAWRGSLLAIFGAQGGTSVALYTSVVYMLYFLQGVLKVDSMQANMCVAVAVLVTAPPPRP, from the coding sequence ATGCCGCGGAACAGCGGTCCGTGGGCGGCCTGGAGGGGAAGCCTGCTGGCGATCTTCGGCGCCCAGGGCGGGACATCGGTCGCATTGTACACGTCGGTGGTCTACATGCTGTATTTCCTGCAAGGCGTCCTGAAGGTCGACAGCATGCAGGCCAACATGTGCGTCGCTGTCGCGGTGCTGGTGACCGCGCCGCCGCC
- a CDS encoding ELWxxDGT repeat protein, with protein MTTTVVTDLNLVSSTAKNTGGNLDSESPALSGDGTKAVFVSYSSNLIENDLTPHEPDLYLKDIKTGQIMLINQTQSGKQVIGWLSAATISDDGTTVAFSSYTDDLPPTNNNGFYDLYVKDLTTRALTLVSRAEDGGDANGSSFAAALSADGTKIAFLSQASNLVTGDTNGQGDIFVKDLTTGKTTLVSQAVDGSLGNGPSSNPAISADGTKIAFSSSADNLVPGDGNGSEDIFVRDLNTGKTILTSRTMDGRQASGVLGIPSISDDGTKLVFSSNDDDLAPDDCNGTDDVFLKDLVTGKLTLISRNQDGMPANGQSILPTISGDGRRVAFTSVAALVPKDGPASAFDIYVKDLTTGALILASETGDGVQANGSSFGGVISADGSHVGFQSFADNLSPDDAKGGLTDVFVATLGPLEGQRINGTSGADTLTGGRGDDTISGRRGDDLLFGKGGRDELEGDQGNDSLWGDSGSDTVKGGPGDDRLDGGAGDDVVSGGPGADSLLGGSGRDTLYAGVDGQTDTMAGGSGDDVYWIIGTGSDQRPSDIIRENPGEDTDTAFVKGSYQLADNLENAVLLDNLSQGRTFLSGNSQSNNLRGNAGANDIFGAAGNDTIRGGGGDDRLGGYDGDDRLFGGTGNDRLSGEAGDDVLAGGSGNDWLGGGLGNDLLIGGDGNDSIGVHDPYQGALAGRDTLVGGRGDDWMDGGGAPGRWGAVDFSDAADLFLFGSGGQGFGHDTIAGFNDDNDRIEFHGYSHADLAGPVTVKDIKPYTYYPDGYSWAADLAFKDGSTLHVTGVSRGQPTFTEGSDFTFPDSRPSRTRALFTADDPAHGRELWGTDGKAAYLVKDIAPGPTSSQPTGSAAIGDTLFFTADDATHGAELWKSDGTAKGTVLVRDIRPGGGSSSPSDLTVMDGELYFTADDGVHGRALWKSDGTTRGTQMVSHAMSSIIGLTDVDGTLFFDARDAAHGVALWKSDGTASGTMVVKDFLPGNIDPGGPFAHDPRHLTAVGDRLFLTSGTGEFETYLWVTDGTEAGTIPLKGGMVTDTREGFDNDLEAMDGTLYFNADFSLWRSDGTVEGTREIKSFAPMPGWNPNSLTAAGDTLFFAANDGQHGMELWASDGTTPGTHLVMDINPGTLGASISDMTAVGEELFFNADDGKNGRQLWMSDGTAAGTRMVKEVASGPDWTAAGDFSAVGGQLVYSALDTQQNRVLFSFDAASLNVNRIGSADLAGASYDPKGVVSI; from the coding sequence ATGACAACAACCGTCGTTACCGATCTCAATCTTGTAAGTTCCACTGCCAAAAACACCGGTGGAAACTTGGACTCAGAAAGTCCAGCGCTTTCGGGCGACGGCACAAAAGCGGTCTTTGTCAGCTATTCAAGCAACCTTATTGAAAATGATTTGACACCCCATGAACCCGATCTTTACCTAAAGGACATCAAGACCGGTCAGATTATGCTGATCAACCAGACACAATCGGGAAAGCAGGTGATCGGATGGCTAAGCGCGGCGACCATATCGGATGACGGAACAACGGTGGCCTTTTCCAGCTACACGGATGATCTCCCGCCGACAAACAACAACGGGTTCTATGATCTTTACGTGAAGGACTTGACGACCAGAGCATTGACGTTGGTTTCTCGTGCGGAGGACGGCGGCGATGCGAATGGCTCGAGCTTTGCCGCTGCATTGTCCGCCGATGGAACGAAGATTGCGTTCCTCAGTCAGGCAAGCAACCTCGTCACCGGTGACACGAACGGACAGGGGGATATCTTCGTTAAGGACCTGACCACGGGCAAGACGACCCTCGTCAGTCAGGCAGTGGACGGCTCCCTTGGGAATGGGCCCAGTTCCAATCCCGCGATTTCAGCGGACGGAACGAAGATCGCCTTTTCCAGCAGTGCCGATAATCTGGTGCCAGGTGACGGCAACGGCAGCGAAGACATATTCGTAAGGGATCTGAACACAGGGAAAACCATCCTGACCAGTCGGACCATGGATGGAAGGCAAGCATCAGGAGTCTTGGGCATACCTTCAATTTCGGATGATGGAACCAAACTTGTCTTTTCCAGCAACGACGATGATCTGGCTCCAGATGACTGCAACGGAACCGATGATGTCTTTCTGAAGGACTTGGTGACAGGCAAGCTGACGCTGATTAGCCGTAACCAGGACGGCATGCCGGCAAACGGGCAATCCATACTTCCAACCATTTCGGGGGACGGAAGAAGAGTTGCCTTCACAAGCGTGGCCGCCCTCGTTCCAAAGGATGGTCCCGCCTCCGCATTTGACATCTATGTGAAGGATTTGACGACCGGTGCGCTGATACTGGCCAGCGAGACCGGTGACGGTGTCCAGGCAAACGGCTCTTCATTCGGAGGCGTCATCTCGGCCGACGGATCACATGTCGGCTTTCAGAGCTTTGCCGACAACCTCTCACCCGACGATGCCAAAGGGGGGCTGACCGACGTCTTCGTCGCGACCCTTGGCCCACTGGAAGGCCAGCGAATCAACGGAACCAGTGGAGCGGATACACTGACGGGTGGGCGGGGGGACGACACGATATCCGGTCGCCGGGGCGACGATCTCCTCTTCGGCAAGGGTGGGCGTGACGAGTTGGAGGGGGATCAGGGCAACGACTCCCTATGGGGCGACAGCGGCAGCGACACCGTGAAGGGCGGTCCTGGTGACGACCGTCTGGACGGTGGGGCCGGAGATGATGTGGTGAGTGGCGGTCCGGGAGCCGACAGTCTGCTTGGCGGCAGCGGCCGCGACACGCTCTATGCCGGCGTCGATGGACAGACGGACACGATGGCCGGCGGATCTGGCGACGATGTCTATTGGATCATCGGAACCGGCAGCGACCAGCGGCCCAGCGACATCATCCGCGAAAATCCCGGGGAGGACACCGATACGGCCTTCGTCAAAGGCTCCTATCAACTGGCGGACAATCTGGAGAATGCCGTCCTGCTGGACAACCTATCCCAAGGCCGGACGTTCCTGAGCGGAAACAGCCAGTCCAACAACCTTCGCGGCAACGCGGGCGCAAACGATATCTTCGGCGCCGCGGGGAACGATACGATCCGGGGCGGCGGCGGCGACGACAGGCTGGGAGGCTATGATGGCGATGATCGCCTGTTCGGTGGCACCGGCAACGATCGCTTGAGTGGTGAAGCGGGCGATGACGTTTTGGCGGGTGGCTCGGGAAACGACTGGCTCGGCGGCGGATTGGGCAACGACCTGCTGATCGGCGGCGATGGCAATGACAGCATTGGTGTGCATGATCCTTATCAAGGAGCCCTTGCCGGACGCGACACCCTCGTCGGGGGCAGGGGCGACGACTGGATGGACGGCGGCGGGGCGCCCGGCCGATGGGGCGCCGTCGATTTCAGCGACGCTGCCGACCTGTTCCTCTTCGGCAGCGGCGGCCAAGGATTCGGCCACGACACGATTGCGGGCTTCAACGACGACAATGACCGGATCGAATTCCACGGCTACAGCCACGCGGATCTTGCCGGTCCGGTGACTGTCAAGGACATCAAGCCATACACCTATTACCCGGACGGCTATTCCTGGGCGGCTGACCTCGCCTTCAAGGACGGCTCCACCCTCCATGTCACCGGGGTGTCGCGCGGCCAGCCGACCTTCACCGAAGGAAGCGATTTTACGTTTCCCGACTCCAGGCCATCACGAACAAGAGCCCTGTTCACGGCCGACGACCCCGCCCACGGCCGTGAACTCTGGGGCACCGACGGCAAGGCTGCATACCTCGTCAAGGACATTGCGCCCGGGCCAACCTCTTCCCAGCCCACCGGCTCGGCGGCCATCGGCGACACGCTGTTCTTCACGGCTGACGATGCAACCCATGGCGCGGAATTGTGGAAAAGTGATGGAACCGCCAAGGGAACCGTTCTGGTGAGGGACATCCGTCCCGGTGGCGGCTCGTCCAGCCCGAGCGATTTGACGGTGATGGACGGCGAGCTCTATTTCACCGCCGATGACGGGGTGCATGGTCGCGCGCTCTGGAAGAGTGATGGGACCACCAGGGGAACCCAAATGGTCTCCCACGCAATGAGCTCCATCATCGGCCTCACAGACGTGGACGGCACCCTGTTTTTCGATGCACGGGATGCCGCACACGGTGTCGCTCTCTGGAAAAGCGACGGCACCGCCTCCGGAACCATGGTGGTGAAGGATTTCCTCCCCGGCAACATCGACCCGGGAGGGCCATTTGCCCACGATCCACGGCACCTGACGGCGGTCGGCGACCGACTTTTCCTTACATCCGGGACGGGCGAGTTCGAAACGTATCTGTGGGTGACGGACGGCACGGAAGCCGGCACGATTCCATTGAAGGGCGGCATGGTCACCGACACGCGTGAGGGCTTCGACAACGACCTGGAGGCGATGGACGGGACGCTCTACTTCAACGCCGACTTCTCTTTGTGGAGGTCGGACGGTACGGTCGAAGGCACCAGGGAGATCAAGAGCTTCGCACCGATGCCGGGATGGAATCCCAACAGCCTTACTGCGGCTGGTGACACCCTGTTCTTTGCCGCCAATGACGGTCAACATGGCATGGAGCTGTGGGCCTCCGACGGAACCACACCGGGCACCCACTTGGTCATGGATATCAATCCGGGGACTCTCGGAGCGTCGATATCCGACATGACGGCCGTTGGCGAGGAACTGTTCTTCAACGCGGACGACGGCAAGAATGGGCGCCAGCTCTGGATGAGCGATGGCACCGCCGCTGGTACGCGCATGGTCAAGGAGGTCGCTTCAGGTCCCGATTGGACAGCGGCAGGTGATTTCAGTGCCGTCGGCGGCCAGCTTGTCTACAGCGCACTCGATACTCAACAAAATCGGGTACTCTTCTCGTTCGATGCTGCCTCTCTGAACGTTAATCGGATCGGCAGTGCCGACCTCGCAGGCGCATCCTACGACCCGAAGGGTGTCGTTTCAATTTGA
- a CDS encoding isovaleryl-CoA dehydrogenase, translated as MSQRAQFITHDVQNQPDPMPAYNAWLGDRPLRQAVEREGGAWAAGTLTMYGSLAGGALMELGAQANENRPQLQSFDRYGRRIDEVAFHPAYHEVMRQAMHFGVHSFAWRNAGQPGAHVARAALMYMGSQAEAGTSCPLTMTYASVPALRHAPDLAAEWLPRVTALEYDPRSIPAGHKTACTIGMGMTEKQGGSDVRSNTTRAIRQRDGGYELVGHKFFFSAPMCDAHLVLAQAEGGLSCFLVPRFLPDGTRNAVEIQRLKDKLGDWSNASAEVEFLGASASMVGHEGRGVATIIEMVALTRLDCMIGSAALMRQALVQALHHTSQRRAFGRLLIDQPLMRNVLADLALESEAAVALAMRVARAVDSTTNNKEEAAFARIATAIGKYWICKRCPPMVNEAQECLGGIGYVEESNLPRLYRQAPLNSIWEGSGNVQCLDVLRTLKKEPDGAQALLGELATVRGRSTDLDREAEWLAATFADTDGLEARSRRVVERAALALQATVLLKGDDPSVAETFCRSRLGGDRGLAFGTLDPHAPLSALIRRATIDG; from the coding sequence ATGTCCCAGCGAGCACAGTTTATCACCCATGACGTGCAGAACCAGCCCGATCCCATGCCGGCCTACAACGCATGGCTGGGTGATCGGCCCCTGCGCCAGGCCGTAGAGCGGGAAGGGGGCGCTTGGGCCGCCGGCACCCTGACGATGTATGGCTCCCTTGCCGGTGGCGCGCTGATGGAACTGGGAGCGCAGGCCAACGAGAACCGGCCGCAGCTCCAGAGCTTCGATCGCTATGGTCGCCGCATCGACGAGGTGGCGTTTCACCCGGCCTACCATGAGGTGATGCGGCAGGCCATGCACTTTGGTGTTCACAGCTTCGCCTGGCGCAACGCCGGCCAGCCGGGTGCCCATGTGGCACGCGCCGCGCTGATGTACATGGGCAGCCAAGCAGAAGCCGGCACCTCCTGCCCGCTGACCATGACCTACGCCTCCGTGCCGGCGCTGCGCCACGCGCCTGATCTGGCAGCCGAATGGCTGCCGCGGGTGACGGCGCTGGAGTATGACCCGCGCTCGATCCCCGCCGGGCACAAGACCGCCTGCACGATCGGCATGGGAATGACGGAAAAGCAGGGCGGCTCCGATGTACGCAGCAACACCACCCGGGCGATACGGCAGCGGGATGGTGGCTACGAACTCGTCGGGCACAAATTCTTCTTTTCCGCTCCGATGTGCGACGCCCATCTGGTGCTGGCGCAGGCGGAAGGGGGGCTGAGTTGCTTCCTGGTGCCGCGCTTCCTTCCTGACGGTACGCGCAACGCGGTGGAGATCCAGCGCCTCAAGGACAAGCTCGGCGATTGGAGCAATGCCTCTGCCGAGGTGGAGTTCCTGGGCGCCTCCGCCAGTATGGTCGGCCACGAGGGACGAGGTGTGGCCACCATCATCGAGATGGTGGCGCTGACGCGGCTTGACTGTATGATCGGCTCGGCCGCACTGATGCGGCAGGCGCTGGTGCAGGCGCTGCACCACACCAGCCAGCGCCGCGCGTTCGGCCGCCTGCTGATCGACCAGCCGCTGATGCGCAACGTCCTTGCCGACTTGGCGCTGGAAAGCGAGGCGGCCGTCGCCTTGGCGATGCGCGTCGCCCGTGCCGTGGACTCCACCACCAACAACAAGGAAGAGGCGGCGTTCGCCCGCATCGCCACCGCCATCGGCAAATATTGGATCTGTAAGCGCTGTCCGCCGATGGTGAACGAAGCGCAGGAATGCCTGGGCGGTATCGGCTATGTCGAGGAGAGCAATCTACCGCGCCTGTATCGTCAAGCCCCGCTCAACTCGATCTGGGAGGGAAGTGGCAACGTGCAGTGTCTGGACGTGCTGCGCACCTTGAAAAAGGAACCGGACGGCGCCCAAGCCCTGCTCGGCGAGTTGGCCACTGTCCGGGGTCGGAGCACGGATCTGGACCGCGAGGCGGAGTGGCTTGCCGCCACTTTTGCCGATACCGACGGACTGGAAGCACGCAGCCGACGTGTGGTGGAACGCGCTGCCCTCGCATTGCAGGCGACTGTTCTGTTGAAGGGCGACGACCCGTCGGTGGCCGAGACTTTTTGCCGTTCGCGCCTGGGCGGGGATCGCGGTTTGGCCTTCGGCACGCTGGACCCGCATGCGCCGCTGTCCGCGCTTATTCGCCGCGCGACGATCGACGGGTAA
- a CDS encoding FmdE family protein, whose amino-acid sequence MARSLRKHKEDPALSWHGPTMTFPSFYDAAPRLIVRDPLSEFLGAADGGLLHYGYADAVRLAGHSCPTVAGSYLMTVRSLEKLYPDEVPERGAVAVSVREAADEGVAGVMASVATLLTGATKDTGFKGIAGRFDRRNLLSFGVGMQGAMAFVRTDTGAGLQATLDMSVVPVDPAMPRLLQRVLSDAATADEAAQFRSLWQERVRRMLVDHADDPRLVSLTVWNCRPGA is encoded by the coding sequence ATGGCGCGGAGTTTGCGCAAGCACAAAGAGGATCCGGCATTGTCGTGGCATGGTCCGACCATGACCTTTCCATCATTTTACGATGCGGCGCCGCGGCTCATTGTGCGCGATCCGCTGAGCGAGTTCCTCGGCGCGGCCGATGGCGGCCTGCTTCACTACGGATATGCCGACGCTGTGCGGCTTGCCGGCCATTCCTGTCCGACCGTCGCGGGATCTTACCTGATGACTGTACGGTCATTGGAGAAGCTGTATCCCGATGAAGTGCCCGAACGCGGGGCTGTTGCAGTCTCCGTTCGTGAGGCCGCCGACGAGGGTGTGGCCGGCGTGATGGCAAGCGTCGCCACGCTGCTGACCGGAGCGACGAAAGACACCGGCTTTAAAGGCATCGCCGGACGCTTCGACCGCCGGAACCTCCTGTCCTTCGGCGTCGGCATGCAAGGCGCCATGGCCTTCGTCCGCACCGACACGGGGGCGGGCCTGCAGGCGACACTCGACATGAGTGTCGTTCCGGTGGATCCGGCGATGCCTCGCCTTCTGCAGCGCGTGTTGTCCGACGCGGCCACAGCGGACGAAGCGGCGCAGTTCCGCAGCCTATGGCAGGAGCGGGTCCGACGCATGCTGGTGGATCACGCCGACGACCCACGTTTGGTCAGCCTTACCGTTTGGAATTGCCGACCCGGCGCGTAA